One Periophthalmus magnuspinnatus isolate fPerMag1 chromosome 8, fPerMag1.2.pri, whole genome shotgun sequence genomic window carries:
- the LOC117375316 gene encoding LOW QUALITY PROTEIN: melanin-concentrating hormone receptor 1-like (The sequence of the model RefSeq protein was modified relative to this genomic sequence to represent the inferred CDS: substituted 1 base at 1 genomic stop codon) has translation MDHEIKDNNTQMFHSLXFHFPSADFEHYTTVLMPSIFGIICLLGLLGNTIVIYTIVKKTKLCSQHTGPDIFIFSLSMADLLFLLGMPFLIHQLVGRGSWCFGSTMCTVITALDSNSQIVSTYILTVMTLDRYLATVHPIRFKHIRTPFMAGAAVALVWVFSLVSITPVWMYTGLMPLKDGTVGCALLLPNPATDTYWFTLYQFILAFALPLVVICGVFFKILQNMSVTVAPLPQRNLRIRTRKVTRMAVAICVAFFICWAPHYILQLVHLGVQRPTFAFMYAYNIAISLGYANSCINPFIYIALSDTFKRHFLVAVRSTYRGFRVAPMAGDGSMSLRLAPDSSQQSSGELLQNMLPVTVTIHK, from the coding sequence aaatgtttcactcACTATAGTTTCATTTTCCCTCCGCAGACTTCGAGCACTATACCACGGTGCTCATGCCCAGTATCTTTGGCATCATCTGCCTGCTGGGCCTTCTCGGGAACACCATCGTCATCTACACCATCGTCAAGAAGACCAAGCTGTGCTCCCAACACACGGGCCCGGACATCTTCATCTTCAGCCTGTCCATGGCCgacctcctcttccttctcggCATGCCCTTCCTCATCCACCAGCTGGTCGGCCGTGGCTCCTGGTGCTTCGGCTCCACCATGTGCACCGTCATAACTGCGCTCGACTCCAACAGCCAGATTGTCAGCACCTACATCCTCACTGTCATGACGTTGGACCGCTACCTAGCAACCGTTCACCCAATCCGCTTCAAGCACATCCGTACGCCGTTCATGGCCGGAGCAGCTGTGGCGCTAGTTTGGGTGTTTTCTCTCGTGTCCATAACTCCAGTTTGGATGTACACCGGACTCATGCCGCTAAAGGATGGCACGGTTGGATGCGCGCTACTTCTGCCCAACCCAGCTACCGATACGTACTGGTTCACGCTATACCAGTTCATCCTAGCTTTCGCACTACCGCTAGTCGTCATCTGCGGCGTTTTCTTCAAGATTCTTCAAAACATGTCGGTAACGGTCGCACCTCTCCCCCAGCGTAATTTGAGAATCCGGACTCGTAAAGTGACGCGCATGGCCGTGGCTATATGCGTGGCGTTTTTTATCTGCTGGGCGCCACACTACATCCTGCAACTGGTTCATCTCGGAGTGCAGCGGCCGACGTTTGCCTTCATGTACGCGTATAACATCGCGATTAGCTTGGGGTACGCTAACAGCTGCATCAACCCGTTCATCTACATCGCGCTGAGTGACACGTTCAAGAGGCACTTCCTGGTGGCAGTGCGGTCGACCTATCGCGGGTTCCGGGTGGCACCAATGGCGGGGGATGGGAGCATGAGTTTGAGGCTAGCTCCGGATAGTTCGCAGCAGTCCTCCGGAGAGCTGCTACAGAATATGTTGCCAGTTACCGTCACCATTCACAAGTGA